Proteins encoded by one window of Vitis vinifera cultivar Pinot Noir 40024 chromosome 10, ASM3070453v1:
- the LOC100241488 gene encoding uncharacterized protein LOC100241488: MTADTLSLPNGVVSNGDPKQNSNASTKKSRESERRRRRRKQKKNSKASKAFDATAGDDSDAGDDDAKENNDPQQAVEKVEVEYVPEKAELDDNDEEFRKIFEKFSFHDIAGLEENDKKDETAPAAALNKKADSDSEEEEQDAQQKEKGGLSNKKKKLQRRMKIAELKQICSRPDVVEVWDATAADPKLLVFLKSYRNTVPVPRHWCQKRKFLQGKRGIEKQPFQLPDFIAATGIEKIRQAYIEKEDSKKLKQKQRERMQPKMGKMDIDYQVLHDAFFKYQTKPKLTNHGDLYHEGKEFEVKLREMKPGMLSQELKEALGMPEGAPPPWLINMQRYGPPPSYPHLKIPGLNAPIPPGASFGYHPGGWGKPPVDEYGRPLYGDVFGVQQQEQPNYEEEPVDKTKHWGDLEEEEEEEEEEEEEEIEEEELEAGIQSVDSLSSTPTGVETPDVIDLRKQQRKEPERPLYQVLEEKEEKIAPGTLLGTTHTYVVNTGTQDKTAAKRVDLLRGQKTDKVDVTLQPEELEVLENVVAAKYEEAREEEKQRSQREDFSDMVAENEKKRKRKMQEKEGKSKKKDFKF; the protein is encoded by the exons ATGACAGCGGACACTCTCTCACTCCCAAACGGCGTCGTCTCGAACGGAGATCCGAAGCAAAACTCCAACGCCTCCACCAAGAAATCGCGAGAGAGCGAAAGGCGTCGAAGGAGGCGAAAGCAGAAGAAGAATAGCAAGGCTTCTAAGGCGTTCGACGCCACCGCCGGTGACGACAGCGATGCCGGAGACGATGATGCCAAGGAAAACAATGATCCTCAACAA GCTGTGGAGAAAGTTGAAGTGGAATATGTCCCGGAAAAGGCTGAACTAGATGATAATGATGAGGAATTTCGAAAGATATTTGAGAAATTTAGTTTCCATGATATCGCCGGGTTAGAG GAGAATGATAAAAAGGATGAAACTGCCCCTGCTGCAGCATTGAACAAGAAAGCTGACTCAGATTCTGAAGAGGAAGAACAGGATGCACAACAAAAAGAGAAAGGTGgcctttcaaataaaaagaaaaag ctACAACGACGGATGAAGATTGCTGAACTGAAACAAATCTGCTCAAGGCCTGATGTTGTGGAG GTGTGGGATGCTACTGCGGCAGACCCTAAGTTGTTGGTGTTTTTGAAATCATACCGAAATACTGTTCCTGTACCAAGGCATTGGTGTCAAAAAAGGAAGTTCTTGCAG GGAAAGCGTGGTATTGAGAAACAGCCTTTTCAACTTCCTGATTTCATTGCTGCTACAGGAATTGAGAAAATTAGacag GCTTACATTGAAAAAGAGGATAGTAAGAAGTTGAAACAGAAGCAACGTGAACGTATGCAGCCAAAGATGGGAAAAATGGACATTGATTATCAg GTTCTCCATGATGCATTCTTCAAATATCAAACTAAGCCAAAGTTGACAAATCATGGTGATTTATATCATGAAGGAAAGGAGTTCGAG GTAAAGCTAAGGGAGATGAAGCCGGGTATGTTGTCACAGGAGCTAAAAGAAGCTCTTGGTATGCCAGAGGGCGCACCTCCCCCATGGCTTATCAACATGCAG AGATATGGTCCGCCACCATCATATCCACATCTGAAAATCCCTGGGCTGAATGCTCCTATTCCTCCTGGTGCTAGCTTTGGTTATCATCCTGGTGGTTGGGGAAAACCTCCTGTTGATGAA TATGGGCGACCATTGTATGGAGATGTTTTTGGTGTTCAGCAACAAGAACAACCAAACTATGAG GAAGAGCCAGTTGATAAGACTAAGCATTGGGGTGAtttggaagaagaggaagaggaagaagaagaggaagaggaagaggagaTCGAGGAAGAGGAATTAGAAGCCGGCATTCAATCTGTGGACAGTCTCTCAAG CACCCCAACTGGTGTTGAGACACCTGATGTTATTGACCTACGTAAGCAACAGAGGAAGGAGCCAGAGAGGCCACTTTATCAA GTActtgaagaaaaggaagaaaagattGCACCCGGGACCTTACTTGGAACAACACATAC GTACGTGGTCAACACTGGCACCCAGGACAAGACAGCTGCCAAAAGG GTCGATCTGCTTAGGGGTCAGAAAACAGATAAAGTGGATGTCACTCTACAACCTGAAGAGCTTGAAGTTCTGGAAAATGTTGTGGCTGCAAA GTACGAGGAGGCAAGGGAGGAGGAGAAGCAGCGTAGTCAGCGTGAGGATTTCAGTGACATGGTTGCAGAG AAtgaaaagaagaggaagaggaagatgcaggaaaaggaaggaaaatcaaagaaaaaggatttcaaattttaa
- the LOC132254442 gene encoding probable polyol transporter 4: protein MGLVGVLESGNGNGVGSKSAYTRMDSEIRNEDGVSPCHPQANTSTNKYVFVCAVFASLNSVLLGYDVGVMSGAILFIQEDLKITEVQEEVLVGCLSIISLLGSLAGGKTSDAIGRKWTIALAAFVFQTGAAVMALAPSFPVLIVGRLLAGVGIGFGVMIAPVYIAEISPAITRGSLTSFPEIFINLGILLGYVSNYAFSGLPVHINWRIMLGVGILPSVFIGLALFIIPESPRWLVMQNRIEEARLVLLKTNVSEIEVEDRLVEIQQAAGIANATRHEQKAVWRELFCPSPSVRRMLITGCGIQCFQQITGIDATVYYSPTIFKDAGIKGNAGLLAATVAVGFTKTMFILVATFLIDRVGRKPLLYVSTIGMTTCLFGLGLTLSLLGNGPLGIKLAILSVCGNVAFFSVGIGPICWVLSSEIFPLRLRAQASALGAVGSRVSSGTIAMSFLSVARAITVAGTFFVFSGISALSIAFVYMCVPETKGKTLEEIEMLFKNEKERRGGELELRDVEHLVQKEPSG, encoded by the exons ATGGGCTTGGTGGGTGTACTGGAAAGTGGGAATGGAAATGGGGTTGGAAGCAAAAGCGCCTACACAAGAATGGATTCTGAGATCAGGAATGAAGATGGAGTCTCACCTTGTCATCCACAAGCCAACACCTCCACCAATAAATATGTGTTTGTTTGTGCCGTCTTTGCCTCTCTCAATTCCGTGCTTCTCGGATACG ATGTGGGTGTGATGAGTGGAGCAATTCTATTCATTCAGGAAGATCTCAAGATAACAGAGGTACAAGAAGAAGTCCTTGTTGGATGTTTAAGCATAATTTCGCTTTTGGGTAGCCTTGCTGGGGGGAAAACATCGGATGCAATTGGTAGGAAATGGACAATAGCCTTGGCAGCCTTTGTCTTTCAAACAGGCGCGGCAGTAATGGCTCTTGCTCCTTCTTTCCCAGTACTAATAGTAGGCCGACTCTTGGCTGGGGTGGGGATAGGCTTTGGAGTCATGATTGCACCTGTATACATTGCTGAGATATCGCCTGCCATCACTAGAGGATCTCTTACCTCCTTCCCTGAGATTTTCATTAATCTAGGAATTCTTCTAGGGTATGTCTCCAACTATGCATTTTCAGGACTTCCAGTACATATAAACTGGAGGATCATGCTTGGTGTGGGAATCCTCCCCTCAGTTTTCATTGGACTGGCTCTATTTATTATCCCCGAATCCCCAAGGTGGCTGGTTATGCAAAACCGGATTGAAGAAGCAAGATTGGTGTTGTTAAAGACAAATGTGAGTGAAATAGAAGTGGAAGACAGGTTGGTGGAAATACAGCAAGCTGCTGGGATTGCTAATGCCACGAGGCATGAACAGAAAGCTGTCTGGCGAGAACTCTTTTGTCCTTCTCCTTCTGTTAGACGGATGCTGATTACTGGCTGTGGAATCCAGTGTTTCCAACAGATTACAGGTATTGATGCAACTGTGTATTATAGCCCGACAATTTTCAAAGATGCTGGAATAAAGGGTAATGCTGGGCTGCTGGCTGCAACTGTTGCTGTCGGGTTTACTAAAACGATGTTCATCTTAGTAGCAACATTTCTCATTGACAGAGTGGGCAGAAAGCCGCTTCTTTATGTGAGCACAATTGGAATGACCACCTGTTTGTTTGGCCTGGGCCTTACTCTATCATTACTGGGGAATGGACCACTTGGGATCAAATTAGCAATCTTATCAGTTTGTGGGAATGTGGCTTTCTTCTCAGTGGGAATTGGCCCAATTTGTTGGGTCTTGTCCTCTGAAATCTTCCCTCTTAGGCTTCGTGCTCAAGCATCAGCTCTCGGGGCAGTGGGGAGCAGGGTTAGTAGTGGCACCATTGCTATGTCGTTCCTTTCTGTTGCTCGTGCAATTACAGTAGCAGGAACCTTCTTTGTCTTTTCAGGGATTTCAGCTCTGTCTATAGCTTTTGTATACATGTGTGTGCCAGAAACCAAAGGGAAGACTTTGGAGGAGATTGAAATGCTATTTAAGAATGAGAAAGAAAGGCGAGGAGGAGAATTGGAGCTCAGAGATGTAGAGCATCTAGTGCAGAAAGAACCGAGTGGCTAG